A DNA window from Pseudomonas tohonis contains the following coding sequences:
- a CDS encoding sigma-70 family RNA polymerase sigma factor has protein sequence MATSPDLNASLATLYSENHRWLRAWLYRQLRCPQDAADLTQDTFMRAMASRQLGQLEEPRAFLGTLARRLLCSFWRRRKVERAYLEALAELPERFAPSEEDIALVSEAIDAIDRLLDGLPQRVRRAFLLNRLEGLPQQAIADLLGVSLATVERDLRRAFVHCLSAHPELP, from the coding sequence GTGGCCACCTCTCCGGATCTCAACGCTTCCCTGGCGACGCTCTACAGCGAGAACCACCGCTGGCTGCGCGCCTGGCTGTATCGCCAGCTGCGCTGCCCGCAGGATGCCGCCGACCTGACCCAGGACACCTTCATGCGGGCCATGGCCTCGCGCCAGCTGGGGCAGCTGGAGGAGCCGCGCGCCTTCCTCGGCACCCTGGCCCGGCGCCTGCTGTGCAGCTTCTGGCGGCGGCGCAAGGTGGAGCGCGCGTACCTGGAGGCCCTCGCGGAGCTGCCCGAGCGGTTCGCCCCCTCGGAGGAGGACATCGCGCTGGTGAGCGAGGCCATCGACGCCATCGACCGGCTGCTCGACGGCTTGCCGCAGCGGGTGCGCCGCGCCTTCCTGCTCAACCGTCTCGAAGGCTTGCCGCAGCAGGCGATCGCCGACCTCCTGGGGGTGTCCCTGGCCACCGTCGAACGCGACCTGCGCCGTGCCTTCGTGCACTGCCTCAGCGCCCACCCGGAGCTGCCATGA
- a CDS encoding tetratricopeptide repeat protein: MPLLALLVIACQVTCGLHVVRSGQERYWLYLIIALPGLGCLIYFLGIMLPDLLGSRTGRRTVNRLHDKLDPERHLRALRDELDLRDTRETRVQLADELLRLGRADEAASHYQAALRGIHAHAPDILLGLAQAQFAKGDAQGCRETLDRLIENNPDYRSADGHLLYARALEALGDTAKAEEEYRALSSYYAGPEANYRYALMLRQLGRQREARELLEQIQNYARRSPRHYRNLHGEWLDLSRDALREMQS, encoded by the coding sequence ATGCCACTGCTCGCCCTGCTCGTCATCGCCTGCCAGGTCACCTGCGGCCTTCACGTCGTCCGTAGCGGCCAGGAGCGCTACTGGCTGTACCTGATCATCGCGCTGCCGGGCCTGGGCTGCCTGATCTACTTCCTCGGCATCATGCTTCCCGACCTGCTCGGCAGCCGCACCGGGCGGCGCACCGTCAACCGCCTGCACGACAAGCTCGACCCCGAGCGCCACCTGCGCGCCCTGCGTGACGAACTGGACCTGCGCGACACCCGCGAAACCCGCGTGCAACTGGCCGACGAACTGCTGCGCCTGGGCCGCGCCGACGAAGCCGCCAGCCACTACCAGGCCGCCCTGCGCGGCATCCACGCGCACGCGCCGGACATCCTCCTCGGCCTCGCCCAGGCTCAGTTCGCCAAGGGCGACGCACAGGGCTGCCGCGAAACCCTCGACCGGCTGATCGAAAACAACCCCGACTACCGCTCCGCCGACGGCCACCTGCTCTACGCCCGCGCCCTGGAAGCCCTGGGCGACACCGCCAAGGCGGAAGAGGAATACCGCGCGCTGTCGAGCTACTACGCCGGCCCCGAGGCCAACTACCGCTACGCCCTGATGCTGCGCCAGCTGGGCCGCCAGCGCGAAGCCCGCGAGCTGCTGGAACAGATCCAGAACTACGCCCGCCGCTCCCCCAGGCACTACCGCAACCTGCACGGCGAATGGCTCGACCTGAGCCGCGACGCGCTGCGTGAGATGCAGTCCTGA
- a CDS encoding CidA/LrgA family protein has protein sequence MLRGMFHLLSFLLLGSALNHFLFPLLPGPVLGLLLLLAFLVIRGEVPGALGDASGHLLKYLPLLLVPPAVGIMLHVETIGRDFWAIAAALVGSLLVGIPLTGWLMQVLVRRSREGRPS, from the coding sequence ATGCTGCGCGGGATGTTCCACCTGCTGTCGTTCCTGCTCCTGGGCTCGGCCCTCAATCACTTCCTCTTCCCGCTGTTGCCGGGGCCGGTGCTCGGCCTGCTCCTGTTGCTGGCGTTCCTGGTGATCCGTGGCGAAGTGCCGGGGGCACTGGGCGATGCCAGCGGCCATCTGCTCAAGTACTTGCCGCTGCTGCTGGTGCCGCCAGCGGTGGGGATCATGCTGCACGTAGAGACCATCGGCCGGGACTTCTGGGCCATCGCCGCCGCATTGGTGGGCTCCCTGCTGGTGGGTATCCCGCTGACCGGCTGGCTGATGCAGGTGTTGGTCCGCCGCAGCCGCGAGGGCCGGCCGTCATGA
- a CDS encoding LrgB family protein encodes MSAALLPGVSDHPLFHLALTLGAYQLALLLFEKTRSVLAQPVLVATLLVVAALLACGIDYATYRSASSMLWLLLGPATVALAVPLYLNLPRIRQLFWPVLIALAVGGTVTLALTLLLAHLLGAGHAMLMTLAPKSVTSPIAILVAEQLGGSASLAAVFVMITGVLGAALGPALLHLARVTHPAARGLALGLSAHAVGTAQALQEGSETGAFAALAMSLAGVATAVLLPVLLG; translated from the coding sequence ATGAGCGCCGCGCTGCTACCCGGCGTCAGCGACCACCCGCTGTTCCACCTCGCCCTGACCCTGGGCGCCTACCAGCTGGCGCTGCTGCTGTTCGAGAAGACCCGCTCGGTACTGGCCCAGCCGGTGCTGGTGGCGACCCTGCTGGTGGTCGCCGCCCTGCTCGCCTGCGGCATCGACTACGCCACCTACCGCAGCGCCTCGAGCATGCTCTGGCTGCTGCTGGGCCCGGCGACCGTCGCCCTGGCGGTGCCGCTGTACCTGAACCTGCCGCGCATCCGCCAGCTGTTCTGGCCGGTGCTCATCGCGCTGGCCGTGGGCGGCACGGTGACGCTGGCGCTGACCCTGCTGCTGGCCCACCTGCTCGGCGCCGGCCACGCGATGCTGATGACCCTGGCGCCGAAGTCGGTGACCTCGCCCATCGCCATCCTGGTGGCCGAGCAACTGGGCGGCAGCGCATCACTGGCCGCCGTCTTCGTGATGATCACCGGCGTGCTCGGCGCGGCCCTGGGCCCGGCCCTGTTGCACCTGGCACGGGTCACCCACCCAGCCGCGCGCGGTCTCGCCCTCGGCCTCAGCGCCCACGCCGTGGGCACCGCCCAGGCGCTGCAGGAAGGCAGCGAGACGGGCGCCTTCGCGGCCCTCGCCATGAGCCTGGCGGGCGTGGCGACCGCGGTGCTGCTGCCGGTGTTGTTGGGGTGA
- a CDS encoding type II toxin-antitoxin system RelE/ParE family toxin, producing the protein MIRSFRHKGLRLFYETGSTKGIIAEHAKRLSRALLMLENAHGPADLNIPGWRLHPLKGDLESWWSISISGNWRVIFRFIDNDVELLDYLDYH; encoded by the coding sequence ATGATCAGGAGCTTCAGGCACAAGGGATTACGTCTCTTCTACGAGACGGGCTCGACGAAGGGCATCATCGCGGAGCACGCCAAGCGTCTGTCCCGCGCCCTGTTGATGCTGGAAAACGCCCACGGGCCGGCCGACTTGAATATCCCGGGCTGGCGTCTGCACCCGCTGAAAGGCGATCTGGAGTCCTGGTGGTCGATCAGCATCAGCGGCAACTGGCGCGTGATCTTCCGTTTCATCGACAACGACGTCGAACTGCTCGATTACCTGGACTACCACTGA
- a CDS encoding HigA family addiction module antitoxin: protein MTQHNPPHPGDILLEDVLPTLGISIAEMARRLSIARETLSRIMHGHAPISPDLAVRLERAGISTARMWLTMQGSYDLWQAEQREQPPIKRFAEIA from the coding sequence ATGACCCAGCACAACCCTCCCCACCCGGGCGATATCCTCCTCGAGGACGTGCTGCCCACGCTGGGCATCAGCATCGCGGAGATGGCCCGGCGCCTCAGCATCGCCCGCGAAACACTGTCGCGGATCATGCACGGCCACGCGCCGATAAGCCCGGACCTGGCGGTACGGCTCGAACGCGCCGGCATCAGCACCGCGCGCATGTGGCTAACCATGCAGGGCAGCTACGACCTCTGGCAGGCCGAACAACGCGAGCAGCCACCCATCAAGCGCTTCGCCGAAATCGCCTGA
- the pbpG gene encoding D-alanyl-D-alanine endopeptidase, producing MKIRTSLFKALFLCTSLALASPANAQNPTPLRDPAQLQLASGSAMLLDLKTNKVIYSNNPDLVVPIASVTKLMTALVVLDAKQSMSEVLDVDISQTREMKGVYSRVRLGSQATRHDMLLMTLMSSENRAAATLAHHYPGGYGAFIAAMNAKARALGMKHTRYVEPTGLSLNNVSTARDLVQLLVESRKYPLLSELSTTKEKTITFVKPRYSLGFSNTNHLTRKADWNIELTKTGFTDEAGHCLVMRTRMGNQQVAMVLLDAFGKYTHFADATRMRRWVETGKSGPIPVAAKAYRQQKDSARKQQMVATPN from the coding sequence GTGAAAATCCGAACCTCGCTTTTCAAGGCCCTGTTCCTCTGCACCAGCCTGGCACTCGCCAGCCCCGCCAACGCCCAGAACCCCACGCCCCTGCGCGACCCGGCGCAGCTGCAACTCGCTTCCGGCAGCGCCATGTTGCTGGACCTGAAGACCAACAAGGTCATCTATTCCAACAACCCCGACCTGGTGGTGCCCATCGCCTCGGTCACCAAGCTGATGACCGCCCTGGTGGTGCTCGATGCCAAGCAGTCGATGAGTGAAGTCCTCGACGTGGACATCAGCCAGACCAGGGAAATGAAGGGCGTGTACTCGCGCGTGCGCCTGGGCAGCCAGGCGACTCGCCACGACATGCTGCTGATGACGCTGATGTCCTCCGAGAACCGCGCCGCTGCGACCCTGGCCCACCACTACCCGGGCGGCTACGGCGCCTTCATCGCCGCGATGAACGCCAAGGCCCGCGCCCTGGGCATGAAGCACACCCGCTACGTGGAGCCCACCGGCCTGTCGCTGAACAACGTCTCCACCGCCCGCGACCTGGTGCAACTGCTGGTCGAGAGCCGCAAGTACCCGCTGCTCAGCGAGCTCAGCACCACCAAGGAAAAGACCATCACCTTCGTCAAGCCGCGCTATAGCCTGGGCTTCAGCAACACCAACCACCTGACCCGCAAGGCCGACTGGAACATCGAGCTGACCAAGACCGGCTTCACCGACGAGGCCGGCCATTGCCTGGTGATGCGCACCCGCATGGGCAACCAGCAGGTGGCCATGGTGCTGCTCGACGCCTTCGGCAAGTACACCCACTTCGCCGATGCCACGCGCATGCGCCGCTGGGTGGAAACCGGCAAGAGCGGCCCCATCCCCGTCGCGGCCAAGGCCTACCGCCAGCAGAAGGACAGCGCGCGCAAGCAGCAGATGGTCGCCACGCCGAACTGA